The Solibacillus sp. FSL W7-1436 genome window below encodes:
- a CDS encoding transporter substrate-binding domain-containing protein — MRLEKKLILIFSFIAACFLSACAEKEKLADGSELIHKDQFVFAASGEFKPFSYVNDEDLSMSGFDIEVGEAIAKELGLEPVQKRIKFKGIVEGVKTGRADVAVASHTINPQRSKHVAFSTPYYYSGPQIFTRPDSEIKTVDDLAGKEVAVAKGSTYADTASRYTDNVKTYDSDITALQALNSGRHDAVITDFVTGKNAAKEGFKVEGQQLIERSEQAIVLPQDNPNLLKRVNEALEKLREDGTLTRISMKYFGEDITKKPE, encoded by the coding sequence ATGCGGTTGGAAAAAAAGTTAATTTTGATATTCAGTTTTATCGCGGCCTGCTTCCTATCAGCTTGTGCGGAGAAAGAAAAGCTTGCCGATGGATCTGAACTGATACATAAAGATCAGTTTGTTTTTGCTGCATCTGGCGAATTTAAACCATTTAGTTATGTAAACGATGAGGACCTTTCAATGTCAGGTTTTGATATCGAAGTTGGTGAAGCGATCGCAAAAGAGCTCGGTCTTGAACCGGTTCAAAAGCGGATCAAGTTTAAAGGTATTGTAGAAGGAGTCAAGACTGGCCGTGCAGATGTTGCTGTTGCCAGCCACACGATTAATCCACAGCGAAGCAAACATGTTGCTTTCTCTACCCCCTACTATTATTCTGGACCGCAGATTTTCACCCGACCAGATAGTGAAATCAAAACTGTTGATGATTTAGCCGGAAAAGAAGTTGCTGTAGCTAAAGGGTCAACCTATGCCGATACAGCCTCCAGGTATACCGATAATGTTAAAACCTATGACAGCGATATCACTGCTTTGCAGGCATTAAACAGCGGTCGTCATGATGCGGTAATCACCGACTTTGTTACCGGAAAAAATGCCGCAAAAGAAGGGTTTAAAGTTGAAGGGCAGCAGTTAATCGAACGAAGTGAACAAGCGATTGTACTCCCTCAGGATAACCCTAACCTATTAAAGCGAGTAAACGAGGCGCTGGAAAAACTCCGGGAAGATGGAACTCTTACTCGGATAAGCATGAAGTATTTTGGTGAGGACATTACAAAAAAACCTGAATAA
- a CDS encoding AraC family transcriptional regulator, producing the protein MLKELNQVIEYIEEHLTEDLSLESIANYAGVSDYHFRTVFFHLSGMTLNEYVKNRKLSEANKDLLNGERVTDVAFKYGYQSVDGFTRAFKKWCDCLPSDVIKKKISKSFPKLTFVITVKGGVSMEWRIEDKQAFNLAGVSKRVPIQFEGVNQEIVKLAQSITEEQRKEMHALQNIEPFEIVNASYHAEANFLKEEGELTHLIGVLTTETEVSDRLDKVRVEACTWAVFPNEGPFPSTLQETMAKTYSEWLPTSDYEIIQAPTFSFTKMDENKKGYAYSEIWLPVRKK; encoded by the coding sequence TTGCTAAAAGAATTAAATCAGGTGATTGAATATATTGAAGAACATTTAACCGAGGACTTGTCTCTTGAAAGCATTGCAAATTATGCCGGGGTTTCCGATTACCACTTTAGAACTGTATTTTTTCATCTTTCAGGGATGACATTAAATGAGTATGTAAAAAACAGAAAACTATCGGAAGCGAATAAAGATTTACTGAATGGAGAAAGGGTAACGGACGTTGCATTTAAATATGGTTACCAGTCAGTCGACGGTTTTACTAGGGCTTTTAAAAAATGGTGTGATTGCTTACCTTCGGATGTCATCAAAAAGAAAATAAGCAAGTCATTTCCTAAACTCACATTCGTAATTACAGTAAAAGGAGGAGTATCTATGGAATGGAGAATTGAAGATAAACAAGCGTTTAATTTAGCAGGGGTAAGCAAACGTGTGCCGATCCAGTTTGAAGGGGTCAATCAGGAAATCGTAAAGCTGGCCCAAAGCATAACGGAAGAACAAAGAAAAGAAATGCATGCACTGCAAAATATAGAGCCTTTTGAAATTGTAAATGCATCTTATCATGCTGAGGCGAATTTCCTGAAAGAAGAAGGGGAGTTAACGCACCTGATCGGTGTCTTAACGACGGAAACTGAAGTCAGTGATCGATTAGACAAAGTACGAGTTGAAGCATGTACGTGGGCGGTATTTCCGAACGAAGGACCATTTCCTTCCACGCTGCAGGAAACGATGGCTAAAACATACTCGGAATGGCTACCTACTTCCGATTATGAAATTATCCAAGCACCAACTTTTTCATTTACTAAAATGGATGAAAATAAAAAAGGTTATGCATACAGTGAAATTTGGCTTCCTGTCAGAAAAAAATAA
- a CDS encoding Fe3+ hydroxamate ABC transporter substrate-binding protein, with amino-acid sequence MALIIPKCMKCNNEIKEDEQVLVQMRYPKRKGFTEIKAYLNLEGKFICEKCSEKINI; translated from the coding sequence GTGGCCCTAATCATACCAAAATGTATGAAATGCAATAATGAAATTAAAGAGGATGAACAAGTATTGGTTCAAATGCGTTACCCGAAGCGAAAAGGGTTTACGGAAATCAAAGCTTATCTGAATCTGGAAGGCAAATTTATTTGTGAAAAGTGTTCTGAGAAAATTAATATTTAA
- a CDS encoding four-helix bundle copper-binding protein, whose product MSHEQHQQLLQTLHECMAACNHCFDACLKEDHVQMMTECIRLDRECADICNYLEQAISRGTPFISELAAVCAKICEACGNECKKHDHDHCQRCAEACFKCAEACKQVA is encoded by the coding sequence ATGTCACATGAGCAACATCAACAATTGCTGCAAACTTTACATGAATGTATGGCCGCATGCAACCACTGTTTTGACGCCTGCTTAAAAGAGGATCATGTTCAGATGATGACGGAATGTATTCGTTTGGACAGAGAGTGCGCAGATATTTGCAACTACCTGGAACAGGCGATTTCCAGAGGTACACCTTTTATTTCCGAGCTGGCTGCCGTTTGTGCAAAAATTTGTGAAGCATGCGGAAATGAATGCAAAAAGCATGATCATGACCATTGTCAAAGATGTGCGGAAGCATGCTTTAAATGTGCGGAGGCATGTAAACAAGTTGCCTGA
- a CDS encoding YdhK family protein translates to MKRKRLVRGALVLCTAFVLAACGGNEEDSKSKEEMDHSQMDHTQTEHSSSGEVPEGLADAKEPTYPVGSEAVINADHMGGMDGATATITGAFDTTVYMVTYTPTTGGEPVEDHKWVIHEELEDAGGKPFTSGEEVILNADHMEGMEGATATIDSVEQTTVYMVSYKDTETGEEVTHHKWVTESELSPVE, encoded by the coding sequence ATGAAAAGAAAGAGATTAGTAAGAGGTGCGCTTGTTTTATGTACAGCGTTTGTTTTAGCGGCTTGCGGTGGAAATGAAGAAGATTCAAAATCAAAGGAAGAAATGGACCATTCACAAATGGATCATACCCAAACGGAGCATTCAAGTTCAGGTGAAGTACCAGAAGGACTGGCTGATGCGAAAGAACCTACATATCCTGTTGGTAGTGAAGCGGTGATAAACGCTGATCATATGGGAGGTATGGACGGTGCAACAGCAACAATTACCGGTGCATTTGATACAACTGTCTATATGGTTACTTATACCCCAACAACTGGTGGTGAGCCAGTTGAAGATCATAAATGGGTTATCCATGAAGAACTTGAGGATGCCGGAGGAAAACCATTCACTTCCGGTGAAGAGGTCATATTAAATGCGGATCACATGGAAGGGATGGAAGGCGCGACAGCTACAATCGATTCGGTTGAGCAAACGACCGTATATATGGTGAGCTATAAAGATACAGAAACAGGTGAAGAAGTAACGCATCATAAATGGGTAACAGAAAGCGAACTTTCCCCTGTGGAATAA